AAACAAAAATCtgctatatttaaaaaacaaaaaaaaacaaaaaccaatgTATGTGTTCACATGTTGCACCACAGTATTTCATCCACTGCTGTTTTACCTTGGTGTTAACATCAAACTTAGCTCTAGTTGAAATATTCCTTTGAATTTGCTCAAAGACGGTCTTTGttaatggtttatttttagTCCTCAGCTTAGATTGCGAGGCTTAATCATGCAAACCCCTCGTTGGGTCTGTGAACAGCAGTTGCACGATTTCAAGGTCATTACTCATTTGTGATAGCCGACTATTGATTATTTGTCTCAAAGATTGTTCAGCCAGCGGGAACCAGAAGAGGAGGGAGCCCCCAAGAGGAGAGGCAGACAAAGCCCCAATGCCAACCTCCTTAAGAcaactgttttcttcttccttgaGAGTGAGGTACAGTATGAGGAACCTTTATTTACTGTCATATATGGGTTCAAATTCATCTATAATCTTGGCACCTTTGGAGTAATTGGCCACCCAGGTTTTATTTGCGTGaccgtgtctgtgtgtttgtcaaTGATACTAGCTCCACGAGCATGCGGCATACTTGGTGGACTCTCTCTGGGAGTGCGGTACAGAGCTACTGAAGGATTGGGACTGCATGATCAGCTTACTTCTGGATGACACATTGCCAGGAGAGGAAGGCATGATACTGCTTCCATTTCAGCTTACTTGGATGGTGTATGTGCAAAAGGAGCGCACTAATTATTTTGTctatgcacgcacacatacagctcttacagacagacaggagacagccTTGATTGAAATTATGCTGTGCACCGTACGCCAGGCTGCTGAATGCCACCCACCTGTTGGAAGAGGCACAGGAAAGAGGGTAAGACTGACTGAGGGAGATAACTGGTTAAAGAATAATCAAGGTATTTTCATTTACATGGGTCTCCGTGTCTTGGGACAGATCTGGACATTTTTACTGGAACTAATTGCTTCACCATATTAGTGTCAATACGCACAACACCCAATCTCATTGTTGGTACATATGTAAATCCAGGAAGTGTTTTACTAATGAACACAAACAAGCTGTGAAGACAAGCATCTGATATTGATGTATCTGTTCTTAGGTGATGACTGCTAAAGAGAAGAAGACTCAACTGGATGACAGAACCAGGATAACGGAGTTGTTTGCTGTGGCATTGCCCCCTCTACTGGCCAAGGTTGGTTTTAGTCATTCTGAGCTTCTAAATAGTAGACATTTAGAGAGTCTTTCCTTTTTGCATTCACAAAATTTTACCCTGGTGTTTTCCCCAGTATGCTGTGGATGCAGAAAAAGTGACAAACCTGTTGCAACTGCCTCAGTTTTTTGATCTTGAAATTTATACTACAGGACGTCTGGAGAAAGTAAGCCAGGCAACaaacaaatttaaaagagatttttttaaaaagcaatttaAAAGCATAATAAAATAGCATTATCATTGTTGCTGACTATTCTTACTCATGACTTATTGCTTCCACGCCTTTAACTAGCACCTGGAGTCCCTTCTGCGTCAGATCAGGGAAATAGTGGAGAAGCACACCGACACTGAAGTCTTGGAGGCCTGCTCTAAAACCTATCATGCTCTCTGCAATGAGGAGTTCACAATCTTTAACAGGGTGGATATCGCTCGCTCTCAGTTGCTAGATGAGCTGGTGGACAAGTTTAACAGGCTACTAGAGGATTTTCTACAAGAGGTAGGAAGGCTGGAAAACATTGCCACACACTGATAACTATTTTTATGAATTTTTGCTATAGACATTCCTGACTTAACACAATGTACCAACTGTGTCTACAGGGAGAAGAtactgatgaagatgatgcttACCAGGTTTTGTCAACTCTAAAACGGATCACAGCGTTTCACAAGTATGATGAATGTACACAATACAGTACACTTCACGTCATTATTTAAAGTTAGAGTCTCATTATTATTGTGACACTGCACAAGGTCCTAAAATGTCTGACTATCAAATTTCTTTCAAGTGCACATGACCTGTCAGGGTGGGATCTCTTTACCAGCAACTTCAAGCTTCTCAACACAGGCATAGAGAACGGAGACATGCCTGAACAGGTACATAAGGTTTTgtgtatttcatttttttcttcttataaATGCTATCTTATGGCTACaacatgtattttattttttcccgaGCAGATTGTCATCCATTCACTTCAGTGTACCCATTATGTAATCCTTTGGAATCTTGCAAAGTCATCTGAGGGCACTTCCAGGAAGGTGAGTCACCCTCTCTGAATTCTCTCAATTGGACTGATGTTTGTGCACATGTGATGCCACATGAATATTTTTTGGGTTTTCTCTCTTCTACAGGATGACCTGTTGACTCTAAGGAAACAGATGAGGGCATTCTGTATGATGTGTCAGCGCTACCTCACCAATGTGAACACAGCTGTCAAAGAACAGGTAAAAAAACGCATCTTTTTGTCTAAGGGTAATAAATACCCGGGGGAATCATCAGTTCTCAGCTTCCATGTTAACCTTGTTTTTGCTTCTCTCACAGGCATTCACCATCCTCTGTGATCTCCTGCTCATCTTCAGCCATCAGATGGTGTCTGGAGGCAGAGAACACCTGGAGCCCCTTGTCTATTCCCCCGAGGACTCACTACAGTCTGAACTGCTCTCCTTCATCCTGAACCATGTCTTCATTGACCAGGATGATGACACAAATAGCACAGGTACAGATCCGAATCTATAATTACAGTTTTGCATATGTATTTTTTACGTTagtgttttaaaaagccagGAGAGTCAATTAATGTtaaaattaaacttttttttgtcctcttcaGATGGTCAGCAGGATGACGAAGCAGTAAAGATTGAAGCTCTGCACAAAAGGAGAAACCTCCTGGCTGCCTACTGTAAACTCATCATCTACTGTGTGGTTGAAATGAAAACGGGAGCCGATATCTTCAAACAATACATGCGGGTTAGTTAAGCAGTTTAAAGCGAAGACAATTGCCTTGATCTGTGGTATTTGAGCAAAAGATGAACACAACTAATTGTTCGTCTTTTACTGTgttattttttccttctcagTATTACAATGATTACGGTGACATCATCAAGGAGACCATGAGTAAGACTCGGCAAATTGATAAGATTCAATGTGCGAAGACGCTCATCCTCAGTTTACAGCAGGTTAGTGGAGAGCAGTTCAGGATTTTTTCTCTTCTGAAATTGAAATCATGCAATTATCTAATATTAAACATCTCTTCCAACTAGCTGTTCAATGAAATGCTGTCTGAGCTGGGTCATGGGTTTGATCGGTCCTCTTCTGCATTCTGTGGAATCAAAGAATTGGCCCGTCGTTTTTCTCTAACCTTTGGTCTTGATCAAGTCAAAACCCGAGATGCCATCGCGATGCTGCACAAGTGAGTTGAGGTTCTTCTCTGTGcttctttgtcttgttttctttaacgATCGACAGATTCATTTAGCTAACAGCTGCTGATCGCTCTGGATTTAGTAACACATCTTGTTTAATTAACCTGTTAGACAAATTACAACACATGCAGACAGCGTGGTGACAGACTTTCAATTTTCTGTTGCCAAAAATCAGTTAATGGGCTCTAAGTGGTCAACAAATGGTAACTAAATGAAAGACACGGTTCCAATTTAATTTAGATTCTCTCGTGACTTTTAGGTACTTGAACCTTTAAATGACTGCCCTCCGTTATTAGACAGATAGGAACCATGGATAATGCGTATTGATGTTTGTTTCCCTCCTCCCTTGTTCGCATAAATAAATCTTTCCCCCCAAGCTCATGTCTCGCCCTTCAATTCTTTGTCTCTGAATTTTCTAGGGATGGTATCGAATTTGCATTTAAGGACCCGAGTCCCCAGGGAGAAGGAGGCCCTCCGCTCAACTTGGCTTTCCTGGACATCCTGAGCGAGTTCTCCTCCAAACTTATGAGACAAGACAAGAAGACTGTGTAAGTTCTGCACGGCTGAGCTGACAACTTCAATTACTTAGCATGACAGGTGTTAGTGACAACTGGTGCAACTGGTGTTTCTGATGCATGAGTAGTTGATGTGAGCCTGTCAGTTGGTACGTGCACCTGCTTCTTTGTATAAGATATGCTCCGTGTATGTATGTCTGCATTCATTTGTTCATGTCTGTTATTGCCTTTTCCCCCCAGTCACATGTACCTTGAGCGCTTCATGACGTTCCAGATGGCGCTGCAGCGAGAGGACTGCTGGCTCCCACTCATCTCCTACAGGAATTCCCTACAGGCAGGCGGAGATGATGATACGATGTCTGTGATGAGTGGCTATTCCAGCAGAGGATCTTCCATCCGCTCCAAGAAGACTAAGCCTCCTGCTGTTACAGCTGGAACATCAGCTGCTAAGAGGAAGCTGCCAGAAGGTATCATGTTGTCAGGGGCTGgagaaaaatgtgcttttgtcaAGCTATTTGTTTTGTTCACACTAATCAGTTCAAATTCTTTCAGGAGCATGCTGAGATAGATTTATAATAACCACAGCACGTATATTATTCCTCAGCCCAGCCTGTCACAATAGCAGCATTGGTGCCCAGATTAACCCAAATGTAGTTCTAGTTGCTCGGTTGAGAAGATTAAGCAGCAGATGGTAGGAGGGAAAAGCACTTCTTACCAATCACAAGGTCATTCAAGTCTCGCCCCCTTTTTCTGGCTTATATTTTAATTGTTGTTAATTGTTACATTTGAATTGTTTGCTTGTGTTCTGTCCTACTATGAAAACACTAAAACATTCTTGTTTAGGCGTTGGTACAGAGGGCTCATTGGCATTACTACACTGTTGGGATCACGGAATAATATTTGAGaacaaacccaaaaataaaGTGCCAAAATGCCAATGAgtgtcatgtttgtgtgctgCCACAGATCTCGAGTAGCCACAGAAGAGGGTTGTAAATATGTAATGTTGTTCTCTTTTTTaacagaggagagcagcaccagcgAGGTGTGGCAGCAGAGCATGCAGACTCCAGTCATGATGCCGTCACCCCACCTCACCTCCACTGCCATGAGAGACGCTAAGAGAGGCCGCGATGACAGCTACATGGGCGTCTACAACATGCCtcatgaccagcagcagcaacaccaacaCCCACAGCACCATCAACAGACGCCTCAGCACCATCAGACACCCATGGATTACAAGTATGTCGCTGTCGCTCCACAGCTCAGTAACACGCCGCAAATATGGACGAGTCGTTAGATTATAGGTGATAAGACCTCAGCAGTAGAACACGTGGAACCACGCATCGGCTGTAATTTCTTTGGTAATGTTGAATTACAGGCGTGCTCGTGGAGTTTTTTTACTTTAGATTTGGGTTTTTGTCAGGGTGGAGTGGTCACTGTCGGTTTAGCCCCCGAGGCTCTGTCCTCGCTCTATGGGCGCGCATGGTTGGTTCTTCCTAATGAGCATTTTGCAAACTCTAGCCAGTTTAATGTATTTCGTTTTGATCTTTCCCCCCAGTACTTTGTAACACAGTATTTCAGAAATTTTATCAGGCCTGTTTCCAGTTCATCAGACCATTTATTCTCTGAGGACGGAATTGGAGAACGGGATTGTAAGCCCAAATATTTAAGGACAGAGTTCAGCGCCGCTCCCACTAGTATGCTGTTAGATTTAGGGCAGACTGGTGATGTTTGTGCTCAGCAGGCTGCCAAGTGTTGGGTCTGTCGGGAGGTCGTTTTTTTTATCCAATCTGAGGTTTCTGGGCCTGAGTCCTCTCTACTTCAGACACCTGTCCTTTTCCAGTCTATTCAAGTTAAGTAAGTGGATTAAAACATTGCTGATTAATGTACTGTTGCGCAACAGTTCGCAGGTAACGTGGATGCTGGCCCAGAGACAGCAGGAAGAGGCACGTCAGCAGCAAGAAAGAGCCATGAACTATGCCAAGCTCAGGACCAATCTGCAGCATGCTATGTGAGACTCATACTGGAACATAGAAGTGAAAGTCCAAGTGGAACTTGCTGTTTTacacagtgtttgtgtgtgtgtgcagtcgtCGCAGCACTGGGCTCatggaggaagacgaggagccGATTGTTGAggatgtgatgatgtcatccgaGGGTCGCATGGATGACCTCAATGAAGGGATGGACTTTGACACCATGGACATTGATCTGGTAAGATGAATATTAAGGCGGCTTCAGGGTTGTTAGctaaatgtgcaaatgtttttaacagctttaaaataaagcaattaTAGTGAAATGTCTGATCAGTGTCAGCCCTCCTCTAACATTTCCAACTAAGATTTAAAGGTAAACAGTCTGAGAAAGGCTCCCAGGTTGCCTTGAATTACACACAAATCTGAACGGCTGCCAttacctttttttccttccccatTAAATCCTTACGGGAATTTTTTTGTGGCATTGTCAGCCTTTTTCTCACAATTTCCTGAGAGCCTTCTAACAAAAACGTCTTGTTACGGTGGTGAAGGTTCCACTCTAACCATCAGTCTCTGTCTCACAGCCGCCGTCAAAGAACCGTCGCGAGAGGTCTGAGCTGAAGCCAGACTACTTCGACCCCGCTTCTATCATGGACGAATCGGTAAGCACCCGCGCCCCTCAAAGTCCTGCGTTCCGTGGTAGTAAACTGGAGTTTACAGTGGAAGAAACAGACCTCTTAGGAACGCCTCgtgtcgggggagggggggtcccaAAGAAGCAAGACAGCGAAGTTCCGCTCGTAAACATTTGCTTGTATAAACAGGCGATAATAATTCTTTCTTGTTTGAACTTGGTGAAGTACTGCGATTTTTCCCTTCCTTTTATTTGTAATGCAGGATCCCCCCAGACAGCATGTTGTCATATGAAATGTGGTCTTTCTAACATTGGGTTGTTCCAAATACATCTGAAAAATGACTTTAAGCCATTAAATATtatgctctgctgcctgttacCAATGGTATGACTACAATGTGCTGGATGTTGTGCTCGATTGCATCTTACTAATTcaatttttgtttgtttcctagGTCCTTGGGGTGTCCATGTTTTAAGCTAATATTCAGATCATTTGGACCCTGGGATGACAGAAGATGTGCTTTGTATTTAAAGAGAATTTTAGATGCGAAAATGGGAAGTGTTTTCTGtaagaaaatcaaaataaaaaaaaaaaggcttgtaCTCCACGTGGACCAACAGCGACCCACACTCAGTGTTGCTTGCTCAGAGAGACTTTGtttcaaatatttacttttataaTCTTGGGTAAGCTCTTCCTGTTCAGAAAAAAAGCAGGCCACTTCCAAACCTATTAGAAATGAAACgtctgaagaaagaaaaatccatactagcttttctttcctctttccttttttaagcgGAATGAATTGGTGTGTTTAACTTAAGAAGCATTTTTGTTTATGCCTAACCCTTTTTACAAATGTAGTAAGTTACCAGGTGTGAAGTAGTAATTTATAAACAGACTGTAGTAGCTTGCTTGTACTGTGTTAGCCAAGTGGATGGAGGTCTTTATGTTCATGTGCTTTGAtttttctcctccccctcttttctttctcctgttgTTGGACCCGGTCCGAGGTCCTGGTAACCACTGGTGGTTCAGATGGTGAGATGTCATGTAGAATCTTTGGCGATCCCTTTATGCTGTGAAGAATCCCAGAGCCCCCCCGAATGCTCCACATTGTTAACCAGTAAGTCTTTGGGCTTACCCTGAGATTTGGACCATCCCTGAGCTCTTATCCCCCGTCGTCTAAAGCAGGACTGGCAGACCCGGTCCTGGAGCGCCGCAATCCAGCCGGATTTTCCATCCTACCAAGTAggctttcacctgggatcccactTCCCTTGCTGAAAGCCTTTTCTGCCTGGTGGGATGGAAAACTGAGGCTGGATTGCGTCCCTTTGGGACTGGATCTGGACCCCCCTGTACTAAAGCAATGTGCCCCACCCCTGATGGTTAGGATTTATATCAGTAGTGCCACTTTGTGGgctctggaaaaaaaagcagctccTTCAAAGAATCACACATCTTCTTTTCTCTTAATGTCAGCAGCATAATGTTGAATCtctacattttaaataaaagttatatATGAATCGGTGCTGATTTTATATAtgtggtttttgttttcttacttTTCGATCTTCAGTCACAGAGTTTGAGAGACGTGTAAGTAAAACAAATGGAGCATGTGAACCCATGCATCAAGgaatatttttaaatttgtatttttacgttttgggttttttttttttttcctttttgtcttgaAAAATGTCTTTCGGGTTTCTACCTTTTTTCCTACTTGTAAATTAGTTTGGataaaacaactgaaaacaaTTTGTGAAATTCAGCTTTAAGGTTTGAACACGCAAAGTCCTGTCACCACGTACTCGAGATTTCAAATGTTGGACGTGCACGGCCGTCATGCAGACAATACTGAAGATGGAGGTTATTCAGCAGCGCTGTGGCAGCTAGACAAAGCTTAGATTTTGACATGTATTTGTCACACACgttttaatgaaatgttttgtCTACTGAGGTTGTTATTTTGTAGTCATTCCGTGCTTAAGCCTTAAACATGCTTCTGAAGGCCACCTTCTGCGTAATTTTTCCATGTCAGGATCAGGTTCGTCTTTAAAGATGGGTAATTGGCTTCTTAGAACATGAAACACGAGGTGGGCAGATGTAATGTGATAAAGTAGATGAACAGCCTATATGTGTTTTTTGCCTAATTATTTTATGTAAGTAAAAGAAAATTCTTTACAGAAAAGTACTGTTTATTGTTTGTTACTTACCACTACATTGGTATAAATTCTTATTAAATCATGTGTATATATACAAAActtaatttttttccccttcccccTTCGTTTTTGGAcatttcagtgttttatttttctgcactcTTGCCTACACTCTTTCAGTTGTTGTCTTTTatcccttcctctttctgccaCTGTTTTCTGATTTGTACTTGTCCGGAGACAGTAACTTTTGAATAAAAATCAACACAATTCATCTGCGACACTTCATTTTTCACCACATTAATCACAGCCGCTGATGGCTGCAGCTAGATTCATTCATTTGCTCTGTTTTATCCTGATAGTTTAACCTAGACGTCGTGGTTTAAATGGAATTCCCCGTATGTACCGCAAGGGGGCAGTGTTGTCCCGAGCTGCGGGCCACTGACCGCGCTATAGAGATGCAGACAGTGGGATGACAGTTTTATTGGTGTGGATTGTGTCACCCTGTAATATATGTATCTTTTCCCTTTGAGTCTGTAGTCTCTGCACATCTTGCTCCGTACTTGATGGCTTTTATGTTAATATTGGGTACAAAGGGGGCCATTGTAGCACAAGTAATGCCTCATTTTGCAGGGACAAAGAGCGTGCAGTTGCTGTAATGATAAAAGTGAAGAAGTGCAGAAAAGGATGAAAGCTGCACACCCGTCTGCGTTAACTGCATGACTAATAAAGAGGTGCACAGATCAACGAGGTAGTATTAAAATAGGACCTGGCAGCCCTTCCTTTTTTATGTCCAGCCTGGGACACTTGAAGAGGCTCATCTGTCACTAACGTCAGTCTGTGTCACATGATGACTGTCAGAGTGATGTGTGGGAAAGCACTTACCTCAGTGGCCATACTTTATTGTATTCTGAGctgtcactttttaaaatgcCTTTTTCCTGACGACATTAAAGAATTGTCTGCAGGCTTATTTTGGAAACTCGGAGAACTATAGAGCTGACATGCACAAAACAAAGTCCAcatataaataataaagcaatttcAGTGTTTCTATTGAGAGTAAACTTCAATGTTTTCTGTCCACATTATCCTTGTGCAGTTGCAATATTGATTTTGCCTAAAATATACAGGAAATTATGGCGGAAAATGATCTTTACAGAGCAGCCAAGGTCTCTGAGTAGAGATGATGGCGTTCACGCAGAAGATGCCAAATAGACGAGTTTAGGTTTTCTACAGATGCCAAATGCAGTTTAACAAAAGCTGGACTGTTTTATCTCCACAATCTCGTGCTAAAACTcttatttttcccctcatctcctcgCACATGAGTGCTCGGGGTCATGGCGCTGCCGGGGTCAGGGTTGGATTTTAGGTTTAAATCACAGCTGCGATCACCGCCAGGCATGCTTGTGTTTACTCCTGATAACCTGCAGGCCTCCACAGGTCCTATCAGTTTAGCTGGTGTTGAGCCTGTCGAGAGGGTCAAGGAGGACTGACAATCCAGTTGCCGGGTCCCCACGGAAACTTTTCTTTTGTAATCCGAACAATCGCTTCGTGAGAATATTCAAAATGCACGTTTGCACTCATTATCTTGATTTCGTGCGCCGCATAAAGGACTAGCTGTCCAGGAAACTGTTAAAAAGACCAACCGGCAGTTGAATTCCCTGGATAAATGATCAATGATGAGCGTTGCTGCTAATCTCCACAGCTTGTGAGGGCAAAAGAAAGCAGCTGACCCTGGAAAATCATTCACAGGGCTCTGGGATTAGGAACACCGGCAGCGGCCTGCGGATAAAACAACTTCCATGCCACTGGCGCTCAAATGTCCACACTCATCCCCTGGTGTCTCACAGTACGCATCGTTGTTGACATTTCTGAGCCACACTGCTCCAACACAGCGGCAGGCGTCCAATAAAATATCTGGCAACCACAGGGAAGAGAAGAATCTCCCCCGGATTAAGAGGAAACGTTCTGTGGGTCGTAACAGAGATGTCAAGGTGAACGTGAAACCAGAAAAGATGAGTGGCCTTCATTATGAGGAGCAGGTTTCATGAGACGGGCCAGAACAGGTCAAAGATTCCAGCCACATGCTATGAATAGAACACTGTGAGGAGCTACTGTCTGCCTCCTGTCGGATTTCTTCGTATTGACACGCGGGCCGAGCCTCTAAAGCTCCGCTGAATGAGTGAACGAGTGACGGGACCATTGTACTTCCAGGGCAGAAGCAGCGGGATTAGTTTGCCTTTGACACTCTGGGCCGAGATGGTCCAGCGTGTAGAGAGAATCTGTCATCGGTGGGCCTGCAGGTGGTCCAGAGGTCCAGGCAGGGTGCTCGACCCCGCCAGACAAGAAAACAAGACAGGTTTTTTAGCTGAGACTGGGCGGTTATTTACCCTGTATAACCCTGGAATGAGAACCTGTGCGTCTTCCTCACATTATATCCATGTTGGGAAGCTGCttcggtggggtgggggggtattaagagaaagaaaacaagatcgCAGCTTCTGTTTTTCAATTAGAGGGGGAAACTGAAGAGACGGGAGCTAGCGTAGCAGCAAGGCAGCCTACATTCCCAAATCCCCTGAAGCTCGTTCAAAGGTGACCTGCAAAGATGACTGAGTGCCTTCGCGGGCCAAGCCAGATCTGCTAAATCATGAGACTCGCTAAAGTTCGAATGAGTGTCTTATACGGGTGTGATGAGACAGGGCTCATAAAGATGACGGAGAGCTCGACGTTTCACCAGCCCCTGCCAGGAAAGCCCGGTGATGAACGAGGGCCGGAACACCTCTGCTAATAAGACTCATCTCTTTAATTGGCTCCATAATATGACTGTGCAAATGGCCCGGCGTGGGGGGATGTGCATTTTGAATATGTGTGACGTCCGCGCTGTTTCCATTTGTCCATGCGTTTGTGTATGTTAGCGAGAGTGGCCCGTAGTTGCCCTCACAATTAGCTGTCTAATAACCACTGAACATGGATACACGCCAGAGACGAGGCAGAAGAGCCTCATTAGAAAGAAAGCACTTCTATTGCCGGCCAGGCTTTAACATTTCACCCAATAATAATTTATTCAATCTATTCTTAAGTATTATTGCCACTGGTAGATGGAGGTTAGGTTATGTAAGAGTGTGACAGCGTCTAGTTTGAATGTGATATGATGATAATTATAAATCCGAGAGAGACGACAGATGGCGAGGCACTTTAAAGGTTCAGCAGGTATCAGTATTAGTACTCCGCTGCTGCCAGATCAGTCCCTCGGAGAGTGAGGCAGTCGGGGTGGGggagaaaggggaaaaacataAGAGGCCGTCAAAGATGAGAAGAGAGAGTGCAGACACAGCCAGAGAGAGCTGGTCCTTGTTAGCAAACTCTTCATCAGTCTTGTGAGGTCATGGCGCCCCGGGAGGGGGCGGCCAGTGACCCATCACCCCTCACCTCTGACCCGCCAACCATCACCTGGAGCGGAGGTATTTCCTCCCCACGTTCTCTCGTAACATTTCGTCTTTGTAACTTTGGCGACCAGGAGGCAGGTTCCTCCCGACAGCTCGGGCTGCAGCTTTAGGGGCAGTCGGCGACGAGCGCCACATAAAAACAGCGAGACACTCGGCGGAGGCCGCACGGCTGCTCCCCCGGATGAAATTTATACGTCACACAATTGAAAACGGAGGGAAAATCCATTCATTGGGTT
This genomic stretch from Takifugu flavidus isolate HTHZ2018 chromosome 9, ASM371156v2, whole genome shotgun sequence harbors:
- the stag2b gene encoding cohesin subunit SA-2, which translates into the protein MIAAPEIPSDFPFTQDTDTRFSSDTDFSEDPDGRATNTTKGKGGKKGKKAAGEKGKGAKGAGRINGHHQENGMENMMLFEVVKLGRSAMQSVVDDWIESYKHDRDAALLDLINFFIQCSGCKGVVSGEMFRNMQNSEIIRRMTEEFDEDSGDYPLTIAGPQWKKFKSSFCEFISVLVRQCQYSIIYDEYMMDTVISLLTGLSDSQVRAFRHTSTLAAMKLMTALVNVALNLSINMDNTQRQYETERNKIVAKRANDRLELLLQKRKELQENQDEIENMMNAIFKGVFVHRYRDSIAEIRAICIEEIGVWMKLYSDAFLNDSYLKYVGWTMHDKQGEVRLKCLTALQGLYYNRELNARLELFTSRFKDRIVSMTLDKEYDVAVQAIKLLTLVLNSTEEVLTPEDCESVYHLVYSAHRPVAIAAGEFLFKKLFSQREPEEEGAPKRRGRQSPNANLLKTTVFFFLESELHEHAAYLVDSLWECGTELLKDWDCMISLLLDDTLPGEEALTDRQETALIEIMLCTVRQAAECHPPVGRGTGKRVMTAKEKKTQLDDRTRITELFAVALPPLLAKYAVDAEKVTNLLQLPQFFDLEIYTTGRLEKHLESLLRQIREIVEKHTDTEVLEACSKTYHALCNEEFTIFNRVDIARSQLLDELVDKFNRLLEDFLQEGEDTDEDDAYQVLSTLKRITAFHNAHDLSGWDLFTSNFKLLNTGIENGDMPEQIVIHSLQCTHYVILWNLAKSSEGTSRKDDLLTLRKQMRAFCMMCQRYLTNVNTAVKEQAFTILCDLLLIFSHQMVSGGREHLEPLVYSPEDSLQSELLSFILNHVFIDQDDDTNSTDGQQDDEAVKIEALHKRRNLLAAYCKLIIYCVVEMKTGADIFKQYMRYYNDYGDIIKETMSKTRQIDKIQCAKTLILSLQQLFNEMLSELGHGFDRSSSAFCGIKELARRFSLTFGLDQVKTRDAIAMLHKDGIEFAFKDPSPQGEGGPPLNLAFLDILSEFSSKLMRQDKKTVHMYLERFMTFQMALQREDCWLPLISYRNSLQAGGDDDTMSVMSGYSSRGSSIRSKKTKPPAVTAGTSAAKRKLPEEESSTSEVWQQSMQTPVMMPSPHLTSTAMRDAKRGRDDSYMGVYNMPHDQQQQHQHPQHHQQTPQHHQTPMDYNSQVTWMLAQRQQEEARQQQERAMNYAKLRTNLQHAIRRSTGLMEEDEEPIVEDVMMSSEGRMDDLNEGMDFDTMDIDLPPSKNRRERSELKPDYFDPASIMDESVLGVSMF